A region from the Chrysoperla carnea chromosome 4, inChrCarn1.1, whole genome shotgun sequence genome encodes:
- the LOC123298171 gene encoding DNA helicase MCM9-like has translation MQNESLNEHYNLLINFVKLFENLPNFGNKILTNPLDTLQICDDGIKQVQSKIISENLENNPQLSIKNNVHTRIFGLPACPELHRTIFPKNCDLGKFLKICGTVVRTTAVKMLEYQRQLLCTKCKHEFTVVATYEKKFIFDIPRFCPSPEGCNGMNFKKIQSKLQHSDCKDYQELKIQEQINDLNIGTIPSSMWVTLEDELVDSCKPGDHVGITGIVLKRSNNVAIGKRPDIELVLRANYVQIFNEQKSTTNVTDATINEINTFWEKNDPFTARHIILKSICPSIFGMTMVKLAVALILAGGSKFSESHTRTEPHLLMVGDPGTGKSQLLRWIGHVIPRCVLTTGIGSTAAGLTVTAVMEDGHWQLEAGALVLADGGVCCIDEFNSMREHDRASIHEAMEQQTISVAKASMVCKLSTKCSILAAANFKGDFDANQPLENCVAIASPLLSRFDLVLVLRDTVNEEWDLVVSDHILNTPKLVKDTTNYWPIDTLKAYFMIIKNLNPVLNQDANDILRIYYQHQRQKPSRSAARTTVRLLDSLIRLSQAHARFMYREEVTVLDALMAVYLTEINTDSNLLRAECSNPKQQYLEIVRNILGKLELYDILKREEELLSNN, from the exons atgcaaaatgaATCGTTAAACGAacattacaatttattaatcaa ttttgtaaaattatttgaaaatttaccaaactttggaaataaaattttaacaaatccgCTTGATACATTACAAATTTGCGATGATGGTATAAAACAAGTTCAAAGCAAAATAATAtctgaaaatttagaaaataatccacaattatcaattaaaaacaatgttCACACTCGAATTTTTGGTTTACCAGCATGTCCTGAATTACATCGTACAATATTCccaaaaaattgtgatttaggaaaatttcttaaaatttgtg gCACTGTAGTGCGAACTACAGCCGTAAAAATGTTGGAATATCAACGACAACTTTTATGTACCAAATGCAAACACGAATTTACAGTTGTTGctacttatgaaaaaaaattcatttttgatataccGAGATTTTGTCCTAGTCCTGAGGGATGTAAtggaatgaattttaaaaaaatacaaagtaaaTTACAACATTCAGATTGTAAAGATTATCAAGAGCTTAAAATACAAGAGCAAATTAACGATTTAAATATTGGAACTATTCCATCATCCATGTGGGTCACATTAGAAGATGAATTGGTTGATTCGTGTAAACCAGGTGATCATGTGGGAATTAC TGGAATTGTATTAAAACGTTCAAATAACGTAGCGATTGGTAAACGTCCTGATATAGAACTTGTGTTACGCGCAAATTATGTTCAAATATTCAACGAACAAAAATCAACCACAAATGTTACTGATGCAACTATCAATGAAATAAATACGTTTTGGGAGAAAAATGATCCATTTACGGCACGCCACATTATACTAAAATCCATATGCCCTTCG ATATTTGGTATGACAATGGTTAAACTTGCTGTAGCTTTAATTTTGGCTGGtggttcaaaattttctgaaagTCATACTCGAACAGAACCACATTTGTTAATGGTTGGTGATCCCGGTACAGGAAAATCACAACTGTTGAGGTGGATAGGGCATGTAATACCGCGATGTGTGTTAACCACTGGAATTGGTTCTACTGCAGCTGGTTTAACAGTAACTGCCGTaatg gaaGATGGTCATTGGCAATTAGAAGCCGGTGCATTGGTATTAGCTGATGGAGGAGTTTGTTGTATCGATGAATTTAATTCAATGAGAGAACATGATCGTGCTAGTATTCATGAAGCAATGGAACAACAAACTATTAGTGTTGCAAAA GCTAGTATGGTGTGCAAGTTGAGTACAAAGTGTTCCATTCTAGCTGCCGCCAATTTCAAAGGAGATTTTGATGCAAATCAACCCTTAGAGAATTGTGTTGCAATAGCATCTCCATTACTTAGCCGTTTTGATCTAGTTTTAGTATTACGTGATACTGTTAATGAAGAATGGGATTTAGTTGTTTCAGATCATATATTAAATACTCCAAAATTAGTTAAGGACACTACAAATTATTGGCCAATCGACACATTAAAg GCTTactttatgataataaaaaatttaaatcccgTATTAAATCAAGATGCTAACGATATATTACGAATTTACTATCAACATCAACGACAGAAGCCATCCCGTAGCGCTGCTCGGACAACAGTTCGTCTACTCGATAGTTTAATTCG atTATCACAAGCACATGCTCGATTTATGTACCGAGAAGAAGTGACTGTTTTAGATGCATTAATGGCTGTTTatttaactgaaataaataCTGATTCAAATTTATTACGTGCGGAATGCTCAAAtccaaaacaacaatatttagaaattgttagaaatattttaggGAAATTAGAATTATATGATATACTAAAACGTGAAGAAGAATTGTTAtctaataattaa
- the LOC123297279 gene encoding ubiquitin-like protein 7: MVALNLIGIRLHSNQNTRIKVDIDCNETVDNLKNDAAQKLNFQKEDLELTYCGNILCDNDTLSKYGIKQGVTVHALKKIHEEKPAPVKKMNETDIQQLSTAFKTFKLSPNYRSVLQGLSRLDVMQNIIQASPGLNKDLVSLAILQDPELLIHLTDSQVLQRLLELHPSLVDVAAHIAAFMMNSIHDEASNLNPDVPGTSSGYSYSLEALSDDDMDSSSSEGQSSGQQSAITAAQLAAALASAQVPVNPSSSSPSNLGGLIITNEMFNNAMQQAFANVSTNSPSTGGSQSEEESIESITRRLAPQLNQMRELGLNNLVTNIQALQATGGDVQAAIDLVFSGVMSPGM, from the exons atggTTGCGCTTAATTTAATTGGAATTCGATTACACTCAAATCAAAATACTCGAATTAAAGTTGATATTGATTGTAATGAAACTGTGGATAATTTGAAGAATGACGCagctcaaaaattaaatttccaaaaagaaGATTTAG aattaacaTATTGCGGAAATATTCTTTGTGATAATGATACTTTATCTAAATATGGAATCAAGCAAGGTGTAACTGTTCAcgctttgaaaaaaatacatgagGAAAAACCTGCACCtgtgaaaaaaatgaatgaaactgATATTCAACAATTATCAACggcatttaaaacatttaaattatctCCTAATTATCGTTCCGTATTACAG gGGTTATCTAGACTCGACGTCATGCAAAACATTATTCAAGCTTCTCCTGGTTTAAATAAAGATTTGGTATCTTTGGCAATTTTACAAGATCCAGAATTACTTATTCATTTGACTGATAGTCAAGTTTTACAACGTCTTCTGGAATTACATCCAAGTCTTGTCGATGTAGCAGCTCATATAGCTGCTTTTATGATGAACTCTATCCACGATGAAGCTTCTAATTTAAATCCTGATGTTCCTGGAACCAGTTCCGGTTATTCATATTCGTTAGAAGCACTTTCTGATGATGATATGGATTCATCAAGTAGTGAAGGACAATCTTCAGGTCAACAGTCTGCTATAACTGCGGCACAGTTAGCAGCAGCTTTGGCTAGTGCACAAGTACCCGTAAATCCATCATCGTCATCTCCAAGCAATCTCGGAGGCCTTATTATCACAAATGAAATGTTTAACAATGCTATGCAACAAGCTTTTGCAAATGTATCCACTAACTCACCTTCCACGGGGGGATCACAAAGTGAAGAAGAATCAATTGAATCCATTACTAGAAGATTAGCACCACAATTGAATCAAATGAGAGAATTGGGTTTAAATAATCTTGTTACAAATATTCAAGCATTACAAGCAACTGGTGGAGATGTTCAGGCTGCTATAGATTTAGTGTTTAGTGGAGTTATGTCTCCGGGAATGtaa
- the LOC123297280 gene encoding probable phosphomevalonate kinase yields the protein MDLPRIIFLVSGKRKSGKDYTVEKIKESIGVHCEIVRISAPIKTHWANNLGLNLNELLGDGPYKEKYRVDMIKWSDEIRQKDYGYFCKAACKDATKKFIWIVSDTRRKTDLKWFRETYGEKIKTIRVTTSNEIREQRGWIFKTGVDDSISECDLDDVNEWDYVINNTPQNYETDLSKVLTYMKTFVV from the exons atgGATTTacctagaataatttttttagtaagtgGAAAAAGAAAATCCGGAAAAGATTATACAGttgagaaaataaaagaatC GATTGGTGTTCATTGTGAGATAGTACGAATTTCGGCTCCAATAAAAACGCATTGGGCTAATAATTtaggattaaatttaaatgaattattaggTGATGGGCcatacaaagaaaaatatagaGTGGATATGATTAAATGGAGCGATGAAATTCGTCAGAAGGACTACGGATATTTTTGTAAAGCAGCATGTAAAGATG ctacaaaaaaatttatatggatAGTGAGTGATACGAGAAGAAAAACAGATTTGAAATGGTTTCGTGAAACTTATGGAGAAAAAATCAAGACAATTAGAGTTACTACATCGAATGAAATTAGAGAACAGCGAGGGTGGATATTTAAAacag gtGTGGATGATTCAATATCCGAGTGTGATTTGGATGACGTTAATGAATGggattatgtaataaataatacaccACAAAATTATGAAACAGATTTATCAAAAGTTTTAACTTATATGAAAACTTTTGTTGTTTAA
- the LOC123297281 gene encoding 40S ribosomal protein S15, giving the protein MADKVDETQKKKRTFRKFTFRGVDLDQLLDMPVEQLVELLHARGRRRFSRGLKRKPLALIKKLRKAKKEAPPNEKPEIVKTHLRNMIIVPEMVGSIVGVYNGKAFNQVEIKPEMIGHYLGEFSVTYKPVKHGRPGIGATHSSRFIPLK; this is encoded by the exons atggcAGACAAG gTTGATGAAACTCAAAAGAAGAAAAGGACTTTCCGTAAATTCACTTTTCGCGGAGTCGATCTTGATCAATTATTAGATATGCCAgt tgaACAATTGGTAGAATTACTCCATGCTAGAGGTAGACGTCGTTTTTCACGTGGATTAAAACGTAAACCTTTAGcacttatcaaaaaattgcgtAAAGCTAAAAAAGAAGCACCACCAAATGAAAAACcagaaattgtaaaaacacaTTTACGAAATATGATTATTGTCCCTGAAATGGTTGGATCAATTGTTGGCGTATACAACGGTAAAGCATTTAACCAAGTTGAAATTAAACCAGAAATGATTGGACATTACTTAGGTGAATTTTCTGTTACATACAAACCTGTAAAGCACGGTCGACCAGGTATTGGTGCCACACACAGTTCTAGGTTCATTCCTCTTAAGTAA